A stretch of the Lolium perenne isolate Kyuss_39 chromosome 3, Kyuss_2.0, whole genome shotgun sequence genome encodes the following:
- the LOC139838681 gene encoding uncharacterized protein produces the protein MAAQHEFFNIIPVLSRRFLKPPIIDHPHPRIANDDRFFPYFENCIGAIDGTHVPISISPHLAAPFRNRKGTLSHNIMIVSDFDLNVTYISCGWEGSATDARVLRSAKATGFTVPPGKFYLVDGGYANTEKFLAPYRGVRYHLKEWGHGHHRPQNYQELFNHRHALMQNSVERNIGILKKRFPILHVATFHKLNNQVKIPAATAIFHNIIRSQHGDEEWLDHEDEDLIPVANHVDFPNGDDNHQGHNLAGNNLRDQIAIQMWNDFQHD, from the exons ATGGCTGCACAACATG AGTTCTTCAACATCATCCCTGTCCTAAGTAGGCGATTTCTGAAGCCTCCCATTATTGACCATCCTCATCCAAGAATAGCTAATGATGACCGTTTCTTCCCCTACTTCGAG AATTGCATAGGGGCAATTGATGGAACACACGTGCCTATTTCCATATCACCGCACCTTGCTGCACCATTCAGAAATAGAAAGGGAACCCTCAGCCACAACATAATGATAGTTAGTGACTTCGACCTTAACGTCACATACATCTCTTGTGGTTGGGAGGGTTCGGCCACAGATGCTCGAGTCCTTCGCTCTGCAAAGGCCACTGGTTTTACAGTACCTCCTGGGAAGTTTTACCTAGTTGATGGAGGATACGCAAACACGGAAAAATTCCTCGCCCCATACCGTGGCGTGCGGTATCACTTGAAGGAATGGGGCCATGGACACCATCGCCCACAAAACTACCAAGAGTTATTTAATCACCGTCACGCTCTGATGCAAAACAGTGTGGAAAGGAACATAGGAATACTAAAGAAGAGGTTTCCTATCCTACATGTTGCCACGTTCCACAAACTGAACAACCAAGTGAAGATCCCTGCGGCTACTGCAATCTTCCACAACATAATCAGAAGTCAACATGGTGACGAAGAGTGGCTtgaccatgaagatgaagaccttaTTCCTGTTGCTAACCATGTTGATTTTCCCAATGGGGATGATAACCACCAAGGACACAACCTTGCAGGCAATAACTTGAGAGATCAAATAGCAATACAGATGTGGAATGATTTCCAACATGATTAG
- the LOC127341829 gene encoding uncharacterized protein, which produces MAEGVTAEAASLLRGLPDDIVLWEIIIRLPPKYLLRCRAVRRAWRAATSARDFLLAHHARQPSLPIFSGDDAWILGVHYHNILAFDHRAATEDDQLHAVARLDDAFRPVAACDGLLVLSKLSMIGSGSRLSICNPATREHALLGLHCDFDFMGMYVHGPTGEHRLLLQRKRCQAQAADLVHKDQIGCYVFSLGSDQPPRFIGSPEMASRNFSLPVRVRDSLHWYPVYCPTERKALRYESKLVVFDTISESFRQMREPIVRGNSYVFDMDGTLGIFTLNRSTESIDIRVLQHYESEVWDLKYQIKLPVAKIRREFEDCGDYWQWDLDVVLVDGGVLLLVQFPRWLLHVDSNGRMVNSFYRGCRSLSMSGCQLKQSLVQHTFFPALEGYAVNASPFIQPVQ; this is translated from the coding sequence ATGGCGGAGGGGGTAACAGCAGAAGCGGCGTCTCTCCTCCGCGGCCTCCCCGATGATATCGTCCTCTGGGAGATCATCATCCGCCTGCCCCCCAAATACCTCCTCCGCTGCCGCGCCGTCCGCCGCGCCTGGCGCGCCGCCACCTCCGCCCGCGACTTCCTCCTGGCCCACCACGCCCGCCAGCCCAGCCTCcccatcttctccggcgacgacGCGTGGATCCTCGGCGTCCACTACCACAACATCCTCGCCTTCGACCACCGGGCCGCCACCGAGGACGACCAGCTCCACGCCGTCGCCCGGCTCGACGACGCCTTCCGACCGGTGGCCGCCTGCGACGGCCTGCTCGTTCTCTCCAAGCTGTCCATGATTGGCTCTGGCTCCCGCCTCTCTATCTGCAACCCAGCCACGCGTGAGCATGCTCTCCTCGGGCTACACTGCGACTTCGATTTCATGGGGATGTACGTACACGGCCCTACTGGCGAGCACCGTCTATTACTGCAGCGGAAGAGGTGCCAGGCACAGGCAGCAGATCTGGTACATAAAGACCAAATTGGCTGTTATGTCTTCTCGTTGGGCTCTGACCAGCCACCGAGGTTCATCGGGTCGCCGGAGATGGCGTCTCGAAACTTCAGCTTACCTGTCCGGGTGCGTGATAGCCTGCATTGGTACCCGGTGTATTGTCCGACTGAAAGAAAGGCATTGCGGTATGAAAGCAAACTGGTAGTATTCGACACCATATCCGAGTCGTTCCGGCAGATGCGTGAGCCAATTGTTCGCGGCAACTCATATGTCTTTGACATGGATGGCACACTCGGCATCTTTACCCTTAACCGTTCCACTGAATCTATTGATATACGGGTGTTGCAGCACTACGAAAGCGAGGTTTGGGACTTGAAGTACCAAATCAAATTGCCAGTTGCCAAAATCAGGAGGGAGTTTGAAGACTGTGGTGACTATTGGCAATGGGATCTGGATGTTGTTTTGGTGGATGGTGGTGTGCTCTTGCTGGTCCAGTTTCCTCGGTGGCTGCTTCATGTCGATAGTAATGGCAGAATGGTTAACAGTTTCTATCGGGGTTGCCGATCGCTCTCTATGTCTGGTTGTCAGCTCAAGCAGAGTCTTGTGCAACATACCTTCTTTCCAGCTCTAGAAGGTTATGCCGTCAACGCTTCACCTTTCATCCAACCTGTTCAGTGA